In the genome of Streptomyces fagopyri, the window GCCTCGAACGCCCGGCGCGGGCCGGTCAACCCGCGCCTCCCCCGATCTGCGACTCCGTCTCCTCCGCCGCTGCCCGGGGCGACCGGTGCGCGAACCGGTCCGCCGCCCGCCGCCCCCGCTTCTCCACCGGCAGGGACCCGTGCGCGGCGGCCAGTCCGAAGGGCGGCATGTCCGCGTAGATCGACTCGTACGACCCCTCCGGCACGACGTACGTCTCGTGCCAGATCCCCACGTGCTGCCGGAGCCCGCCCGCCCGCTCCTTGCGGTTGATGATCACCCACGCCTTGTGGTGGAACATGTCGGGCGCCGACGCGTACACGTAG includes:
- a CDS encoding DUF4188 domain-containing protein, with amino-acid sequence MSGTRVTAGRTTAAAEGDVVVLLIGMRVNHFWAVHQWVPVFFAMLRMVRELEKEPRRGLLGRVLLTASPRTYYVVQYWESKEKLYVYASAPDMFHHKAWVIINRKERAGGLRQHVGIWHETYVVPEGSYESIYADMPPFGLAAAHGSLPVEKRGRRAADRFAHRSPRAAAEETESQIGGGAG